The proteins below come from a single Triticum aestivum cultivar Chinese Spring chromosome 5D, IWGSC CS RefSeq v2.1, whole genome shotgun sequence genomic window:
- the LOC123125362 gene encoding uncharacterized protein translates to MKYSQVSVLASEAMHAACKHPTLWDQLQESLKAVIAKSHEYDQLKENLSKKTADLSTCAIEYVDDGEGNIVEVHDPIKVSTKGATKVDENRPMSKNGRPLSYDEIRIRCGACKLLGHTKRSKKCKLNKKSVVGEEE, encoded by the exons atgaaatatagccaggtcagtgtgttGGCTTCAGAAGCTATGCATGCAGCATGCAAACACCCAactttgtgggatcagttacaggagAGTTTGAAGGCCGTGATAGCTAAGAGCCATGAGTATGATCAGCTAAAGGAAAATTTGAGTAAGAAAACGGCTGATCTTAGTACTTGTGCAATTGAATATGTAGATGATGGTGAAGGCAACATAGTTGAAGTTCATGATCCTATTAAAGTATCAACGAAAGGTGCAACTAAGGTAGATGAGAACCGCCCTATGTCGAAAAATGGTAGGCCACTTTCGTACGACGAGATCAGAATCAGGTGCGGCGCATGCAAATTGCTAGGGCACACTAAACGcagcaagaaatgcaaactaaataAGAA AAGCGTGGTGGGCGAAGAAGAGTAG